In the Telopea speciosissima isolate NSW1024214 ecotype Mountain lineage chromosome 2, Tspe_v1, whole genome shotgun sequence genome, one interval contains:
- the LOC122650202 gene encoding 60S ribosomal protein L18a-like protein encodes MSEEGKSRGFVGGDDQQQQQQYGTFQGVPSYPQPQTVIGIPQPVPPPGVGSPYPSAPPYYAHGYQAVPVYAVAEVRPVRERHLPCCGIGIGWLFFISGFFLAAIPWYVGAIILLCVRSVDYREKPGLIACTVAAILAAIAVFLGLTKGTHDW; translated from the exons ATGAGTGAAGAAGGGAAGAGCAGAGGATTCGTGGGTGGTGATgaccagcaacaacaacaacaatatggAACATTTCAAGGTGTTCCCAGTTATCCTCAGCCTCAGACGGTGATCGGAATCCCTCAGCCGGTTCCCCCGCCGGGTGTGGGTTCCCCTTATCCTTCTGCTCCTCCTTACTACGCTCACGGCTATCAAGCCGTTCCAG TTTATGCAGTTGCTGAAGTAAGACCTGTAAGAGAGCGCCACCTTCCTTGCTGTGGTATTGGTATCGGCTGGTTATT TTTTATCTCCGGTTTCTTTCTTGCGGCCATCCCCTGGTATGTTGGAGCAATCATACTGCTTTGTGTCAGGTCGGTAGATTACAGAGAGAAACCTGGTCTCATCGCTTGTACCGTTGCT GCTATTCTCGCCGCAATTGCTGTCTTTCTTGGTCTAACGAAGGGAACTCATGACTGGTGA